A stretch of Planctomicrobium piriforme DNA encodes these proteins:
- a CDS encoding DUF1028 domain-containing protein, whose protein sequence is MLTAHNRTPLEGHCMFGLKKTLAALLFVIVPCFAQAGESETPMTDPLVCTFSLVACDLESKQWGIVVASRYYSVGTVVPWADADVGAVATQSFVNISFGPRGLDLLRQGKTAEETIQLLLADDPMRGGRQIGVVDAQGNAATYTGDKSYPWAGGKTGKHYACQGNILTGPEVVDAMAKAYEETDGPFHWKLMKSLEAGDAAGGDSRGKQSASILVVKDISGPQGVNDRMIDLRVEDHADPVTELSRILSVRWPLIEEEPEPEPEPAPKETK, encoded by the coding sequence ATGCTGACCGCTCATAATCGCACCCCCCTCGAAGGCCATTGCATGTTCGGTTTGAAGAAGACGCTCGCGGCTCTGCTGTTTGTGATTGTTCCCTGCTTCGCACAGGCGGGCGAGTCAGAGACGCCGATGACCGATCCGCTGGTCTGCACGTTTTCGCTGGTCGCCTGCGACCTGGAGAGCAAGCAATGGGGCATTGTGGTGGCGTCGCGTTATTACTCGGTCGGCACGGTCGTCCCCTGGGCGGACGCCGATGTCGGGGCGGTTGCTACCCAGAGTTTTGTGAACATCTCTTTCGGTCCCCGCGGACTCGATCTCTTGCGTCAGGGCAAGACCGCCGAGGAGACGATTCAACTGCTCCTCGCCGATGACCCGATGCGCGGCGGACGGCAAATTGGCGTCGTCGACGCACAGGGGAATGCCGCCACCTACACCGGCGATAAGAGCTACCCCTGGGCTGGCGGCAAGACAGGCAAGCACTACGCCTGCCAGGGCAACATCCTCACCGGCCCGGAAGTGGTCGATGCGATGGCGAAGGCCTACGAAGAAACGGACGGCCCGTTTCATTGGAAGCTGATGAAATCGCTCGAAGCTGGTGACGCGGCCGGCGGAGACAGCCGCGGCAAGCAGTCGGCATCAATTCTCGTCGTCAAAGACATCAGCGGCCCACAAGGGGTGAATGACCGGATGATCGATCTGCGAGTCGAAGACCACGCCGACCCGGTGACGGAACTGTCTCGCATTCTCTCCGTCCGCTGGCCCCTCATTGAGGAGGAACCGGAACCCGAACCAGAACCGGCTCCGAAGGAAACGAAGTAG
- a CDS encoding fused DSP-PTPase phosphatase/NAD kinase-like protein codes for MSTRFRTYLLLSLFTLAWTALGRGEEPAAQQRPQNWAQRVQIDGVPNLHKVSDSLYRSAQPSKEGMKNLKATGIKTVVNLRSFHSDRDEIEGLGLGYEHIYMKAWHPEEKEVIRFLQIVGDECRQPVILHCQYGADRTGTMCAIYRIAVQGWTKEQAINEMVNGGYGFSPAWQNLIHYIRDLDVELIQKAAANAPVVSPDGRDSALPVPNVVPKPDVRGN; via the coding sequence ATGTCGACACGGTTCCGAACCTATTTGCTGCTCAGCTTGTTCACTCTGGCGTGGACCGCGTTGGGCCGCGGTGAAGAACCGGCGGCTCAGCAGCGGCCGCAGAATTGGGCACAGCGAGTCCAGATCGACGGCGTCCCCAATCTGCACAAGGTTTCAGACAGCCTGTATCGGTCCGCACAACCTTCCAAGGAAGGAATGAAGAATCTCAAGGCAACCGGGATCAAAACGGTCGTCAATCTACGATCGTTTCATTCGGACCGCGATGAGATCGAAGGACTGGGACTGGGCTACGAACACATCTACATGAAAGCCTGGCATCCGGAAGAGAAGGAAGTGATCCGCTTTCTACAGATTGTGGGAGACGAGTGCCGACAGCCGGTGATTCTCCATTGCCAGTACGGCGCGGATCGAACCGGAACGATGTGCGCCATCTACCGCATCGCGGTGCAGGGATGGACGAAGGAGCAGGCCATCAACGAGATGGTGAACGGCGGATACGGATTCAGCCCGGCCTGGCAAAATCTCATTCACTACATTCGGGACCTGGATGTGGAACTCATTCAGAAAGCGGCAGCGAATGCTCCTGTCGTTTCACCGGATGGGCGTGACAGTGCATTGCCGGTTCCTAACGTTGTCCCCAAACCAGACGTCCGCGGAAACTGA
- a CDS encoding DUF1028 domain-containing protein codes for MIRVQIKMFVSAVFTLLVVIGANARAEKPVGPEQQPLICTFSIVACDPINKQWGVAVASRYFSVGTVVPWADADVGAVATQALGNIYYGPKGLELLREGKSAEETIQLLLVNDEVREQRQLGIVDAHGNAATYTGKNCLAWAGGKTGKYYACQGNILTGPDVIEVMAKAFEETEGGLPWRLMKALEAGDAAGGDSRGKQSAAILVVKDGYGPQGLNDRLIDLRVEDHAEPVTELSRILSVRWPLPVKTTEPESPAEPAKAEEK; via the coding sequence ATGATCAGGGTTCAAATAAAGATGTTCGTCAGCGCGGTGTTCACGCTGCTGGTTGTGATCGGTGCAAACGCCAGAGCCGAGAAACCTGTCGGTCCCGAGCAACAGCCGTTGATCTGCACGTTTTCGATCGTCGCTTGCGACCCAATCAACAAGCAGTGGGGAGTGGCGGTGGCTTCCCGGTACTTCTCGGTCGGCACGGTCGTCCCCTGGGCGGATGCCGATGTCGGCGCGGTGGCGACTCAAGCTCTGGGAAATATCTATTACGGACCCAAAGGGCTTGAGCTCTTGCGAGAAGGAAAGTCGGCGGAAGAGACGATTCAACTCTTGCTTGTGAATGACGAAGTTCGCGAACAACGACAACTGGGGATCGTTGATGCCCATGGCAATGCTGCCACTTATACAGGCAAGAACTGTCTGGCCTGGGCCGGCGGCAAAACAGGCAAGTATTACGCCTGCCAGGGGAACATCCTCACCGGTCCCGACGTGATCGAGGTGATGGCGAAAGCGTTCGAGGAGACCGAAGGAGGACTCCCCTGGCGGCTGATGAAAGCGCTCGAAGCCGGCGACGCCGCCGGCGGCGACAGTCGCGGCAAACAATCCGCGGCCATTCTGGTCGTCAAAGACGGGTACGGCCCGCAAGGCCTGAATGACCGGCTGATTGACCTGCGGGTCGAAGACCACGCCGAGCCGGTGACAGAACTCTCGCGCATCCTCTCCGTCCGTTGGCCCTTGCCAGTGAAGACAACCGAGCCAGAGTCGCCAGCGGAACCCGCCAAGGCAGAAGAGAAGTAG
- a CDS encoding DUF1559 family PulG-like putative transporter, translated as MRHRSGFTLIELLVVIAIIAILVALLLPAVQQAREAARRSQCKNNLKQFGLALHNYHDAFGYFPPGVVSANTPTITAATAPTAKVQGFGWGMKLLPYLEHNGLSDQILVDADGGWSTTTSVTYTYGSYSWTYDVVTTLTNKFNFPPVYKCPSDSTIDTSDNDKGQYGNYVGVYDSTGVMDGSGGVITMKVKNDGMFGVNVVRGMRDILDGSSNTFLVGERARSDANVFPMGVDSNDVAHGVFGGGLPNANAETYEQMLARYMACYQSGATDCYATIYLPWANSPDRKFTSFSSVHGEGLASMLMADGAVKLVPVGKMDANTYRALCDRNDGKLIGEF; from the coding sequence ATGCGACATCGATCGGGATTCACCCTGATTGAACTGCTGGTGGTGATTGCAATCATCGCGATCCTGGTAGCTCTACTGCTGCCGGCTGTGCAGCAGGCCCGAGAAGCAGCCCGCCGCTCTCAGTGCAAAAACAATCTCAAGCAGTTCGGCTTGGCGCTGCACAACTATCACGACGCGTTTGGCTATTTTCCGCCGGGGGTGGTGAGTGCGAATACGCCCACGATTACCGCCGCCACAGCCCCGACCGCCAAAGTACAGGGGTTTGGCTGGGGGATGAAGTTGCTCCCCTACCTCGAACACAACGGTTTGAGCGACCAGATTCTCGTGGATGCGGACGGAGGCTGGAGCACGACCACGAGCGTAACATATACCTATGGTTCATATTCATGGACTTACGATGTGGTTACAACATTGACAAATAAGTTCAACTTCCCGCCCGTCTATAAATGCCCCTCAGATTCGACGATTGATACATCTGACAACGACAAAGGACAGTATGGCAACTATGTGGGAGTCTATGACTCAACGGGGGTCATGGACGGTAGCGGCGGCGTGATCACGATGAAAGTGAAGAACGACGGCATGTTCGGCGTTAACGTCGTGCGAGGAATGCGAGATATTCTCGACGGTTCGTCGAATACGTTTTTGGTGGGCGAACGGGCTCGCAGCGACGCTAACGTCTTCCCAATGGGCGTCGACAGCAATGATGTGGCGCACGGCGTCTTCGGCGGCGGCCTGCCGAATGCGAATGCCGAGACCTATGAGCAGATGCTGGCACGATACATGGCGTGCTACCAGAGCGGCGCCACAGATTGTTATGCGACCATCTATCTGCCTTGGGCGAATTCTCCGGATCGGAAATTCACATCATTTAGCAGCGTTCACGGTGAAGGCCTGGCCAGCATGCTGATGGCAGACGGCGCCGTGAAGCTGGTCCCCGTTGGAAAAATGGACGCAAATACCTACCGGGCCCTTTGTGACCGTAATGACGGCAAGCTCATCGGAGAGTTTTAG
- a CDS encoding helix-turn-helix domain-containing protein yields the protein MPDQTNSLEAVTEGRRPPTYADLFKSRERIVSAEGSEFRSHHRCGLQLGKVKFREAFPGPPMPYFYLAISLSSTTPRYESNYGAGWYRREPNSFVLVPPGVQCTMRGDPRGEFENLFLAFPEAELRQIAGEMLDVSGAHLFEAPRQPAHDPIVTALAKQVWEYASQASLGTDLVVEGNFLTLIGRLLSLGETKAIPFPEQERGGRRIVRVSLDYMRENMAERLSLADIANAASVSRVYLARVFRQQTGRTVHDHLLEVRMERAKELIRYFGRNMTFAEIAQRCGFVTHAQLTRTFTQLLGVTPGEFRDQM from the coding sequence ATGCCTGACCAGACCAATTCGCTGGAAGCAGTCACCGAAGGCCGCCGACCACCGACCTACGCGGACCTGTTCAAAAGCCGCGAACGAATCGTTTCCGCGGAAGGTTCGGAATTCCGGTCCCACCATCGCTGTGGCCTGCAATTAGGGAAAGTGAAATTCCGCGAGGCTTTCCCCGGCCCGCCGATGCCGTATTTCTATCTGGCAATTTCCCTGAGCAGCACCACCCCCAGATATGAGTCCAACTATGGGGCAGGCTGGTATCGCCGCGAGCCGAATTCTTTTGTACTCGTTCCCCCCGGCGTACAATGCACGATGCGCGGCGATCCACGCGGCGAATTTGAAAATCTGTTTCTGGCCTTTCCCGAAGCGGAACTGCGGCAAATTGCCGGTGAAATGCTGGACGTCAGCGGAGCCCACCTGTTCGAGGCGCCCAGACAACCCGCTCACGACCCGATCGTCACGGCGCTCGCGAAACAGGTCTGGGAATACGCCAGCCAGGCCTCACTGGGAACGGACCTCGTCGTGGAAGGAAACTTCCTGACGCTCATCGGCCGGCTGCTCTCCTTAGGCGAAACGAAAGCAATTCCCTTTCCGGAACAGGAACGGGGCGGCCGACGCATCGTCCGGGTGTCGCTCGACTACATGCGCGAGAACATGGCGGAACGTCTGTCCTTGGCCGACATCGCCAACGCGGCGAGCGTCAGCCGCGTGTATCTCGCCCGAGTCTTCCGCCAGCAGACGGGCCGCACCGTGCATGACCACCTGCTGGAAGTGCGTATGGAACGGGCGAAAGAGCTGATTCGCTACTTCGGACGCAACATGACCTTCGCCGAAATCGCCCAGCGCTGCGGCTTCGTCACCCACGCCCAACTGACGCGAACCTTCACGCAGCTCTTAGGCGTGACACCCGGCGAATTTCGCGATCAGATGTGA
- a CDS encoding DUF1559 domain-containing protein, whose amino-acid sequence MRRSSYQRPRGFTLIELLVVIAIIAILIALLLPAVQSARESARKSQCKNNLKQLGLGLHNYHDVYNMFPTVNWNSGPDYIVPWGVSILPMIDQAPLYQKINPGASGNLFVPNPTPLAVFKCPTDPYSSVVYHSGGGTYNIPYSLNKDPYYGDSCMLVVSRCTMSDSGSGDALVSAANYVMNAYSLGWGTYANLSIEKLARGNGTTNYIMVGERTNATAPTTWQAKFGKYVGNPTYQGWPVTETMTSLDGCTPPSSELGTPFADGMMTYGYFYYPMNSNRQSATSMHSSGCQFVLGDGSARFISQNIDQSTWTALANPARAAKPIGEF is encoded by the coding sequence ATGCGTCGTTCGTCTTATCAAAGGCCGCGCGGCTTCACGCTGATCGAGCTGCTCGTGGTGATTGCGATCATCGCGATTCTGATCGCCCTGCTGCTGCCGGCCGTGCAGTCGGCCCGTGAGTCGGCCCGGAAGAGTCAGTGCAAGAACAATCTCAAGCAACTGGGGCTGGGGCTGCACAATTACCACGACGTGTACAACATGTTCCCCACAGTCAACTGGAATTCCGGTCCGGACTACATCGTTCCCTGGGGGGTTTCGATTCTGCCGATGATCGATCAGGCTCCGCTGTATCAGAAAATCAATCCCGGCGCTTCCGGCAACCTGTTTGTCCCGAATCCGACTCCGCTCGCGGTCTTCAAGTGTCCGACGGATCCGTACAGCAGCGTTGTTTACCATTCTGGCGGGGGTACCTACAACATTCCGTACTCCCTGAACAAGGATCCGTACTACGGCGACTCGTGCATGCTCGTCGTTTCCCGGTGCACCATGAGTGATTCCGGCTCAGGTGACGCTCTGGTCTCGGCGGCCAACTACGTCATGAATGCCTATAGCCTGGGCTGGGGCACCTACGCCAATCTCAGCATCGAAAAGCTGGCGCGGGGGAATGGGACCACGAATTACATCATGGTCGGGGAACGGACCAATGCGACCGCCCCGACCACCTGGCAGGCCAAATTTGGCAAGTACGTCGGAAATCCGACCTATCAGGGGTGGCCCGTCACCGAGACCATGACCAGCCTCGACGGCTGCACTCCGCCGAGTTCCGAGCTGGGGACTCCCTTTGCCGACGGCATGATGACCTATGGGTATTTCTACTATCCCATGAACTCCAATCGCCAGTCGGCAACCAGCATGCACTCCAGCGGCTGCCAGTTCGTCCTGGGGGACGGGTCGGCGAGGTTTATCAGCCAGAATATCGATCAGTCGACCTGGACGGCCCTTGCAAATCCTGCCCGGGCGGCGAAGCCGATCGGCGAGTTCTAA